A single Glycine soja cultivar W05 chromosome 14, ASM419377v2, whole genome shotgun sequence DNA region contains:
- the LOC114385477 gene encoding F-box/kelch-repeat protein At1g22040-like, with protein MGSLFSMANTKANQSESSATSPNETSKRQRMSPASVEECPRLIPNIPDELSLQIIARLPRICYYHVRLVSRRWKTTITSLELYKVRKELGTTEEWLYLLVRIGQNKLLWHALDPRSRIWQRLPIMPRVVDEEDSQKVSSRLWMWNMVEGIRIAEIIRGLLGQKDVLDDMPFCGCAFGAVDGCLYILGGFSKASTMKCVWRFDPIQNSWKKVNSMSTGRAYCKTGVLNNMLYVVGGVSQGQAGLIPLQSAEVFDPFKDTWSDVPSMPFSRAGVLPTAFLADMLKPIATGLSSYKGRLYVPQSLYSWPFFVDVGGEIYDPETNSWMEMPNGMGEGWPIKQAGTKLSVVVNGELYAFDPSNSVDSGRIKVYDQGEDAWKVVIGKVPVYDFTELEYPYLLAGFHGKLHFITKDANHDISVLQADLCSNLDSSQSTSTPQSPKSMEDELLQESTETDEVIWKLVASKGFGQAELINCQVIDI; from the coding sequence ATGGGTTCTTTGTTTAGTATGGCTAATACAAAGGCCAATCAAAGTGAGTCTAGTGCAACCTCACCAAATGAGACCTCTAAGAGGCAAAGAATGTCACCTGCCTCTGTTGAAGAATGTCCAAGACTTATTCCTAATATCCCTGATGAGTTATCCCTTCAGATTATTGCTAGACTTCCTAGAATTTGTTACTACCATGTAAGGCTGGTGTCTAGGAGGTGGAAAACAACTATAACGAGTTTGGAATTATATAAAGTAAGAAAAGAGCTTGGTACAACTGAAGAATGGCTATATCTGTTGGTTAGGATTGGACAAAATAAACTCTTATGGCATGCTCTAGACCCCCGTTCTCGAATATGGCAGAGATTGCCTATTATGCCCAGAGTTGTCGATGAAGAAGATTCCCAAAAGGTTTCTTCTAGGCTTTGGATGTGGAACATGGTCGAAGGTATCAGAATTGCTGAAATTATTAGAGGTCTGCTTGGACAGAAGGATGTATTGGATGACATGCCCTTTTGTGGTTGTGCTTTTGGAGCTGTTGATGGATGTCTTTATATTCTAGGTGGATTCTCTAAAGCTTCAACTATGAAATGTGTATGGCGATTTGATCCGATACAAAACTCATGGAAGAAGGTGAATTCTATGTCTACAGGTAGGGCATATTGTAAGACAGGTGTCTTGAATAACATGCTTTATGTTGTTGGAGGGGTTAGTCAAGGTCAAGCTGGATTGATTCCTCTTCAATCTGCTGAAGTTTTTGACCCCTTCAAGGATACATGGTCCGACGTACCTAGTATGCCATTCTCAAGAGCTGGAGTCCTGCCCACAGCTTTTTTGGCTGACATGTTAAAGCCTATTGCCACCGGGTTAAGCTCGTACAAGGGAAGGTTATATGTTCCCCAAAGTTTGTATTCATGGCCATTTTTTGTTGATGTTGGAGGAGAAATATATGATCCTGAAACAAATTCATGGATGGAAATGCCAAATGGAATGGGTGAGGGATGGCCCATTAAGCAAGCAGGAACCAAACTGAGTGTTGTAGTGAATGGTGAATTATATGCTTTTGATCCTTCAAATTCTGTGGATAGTGGAAGGATCAAGGTATATGATCAAGGAGAGGATGCATGGAAAGTTGTTATTGGAAAAGTCCCTGTATATGATTTTACGGAATTGGAGTATCCATATCTACTAGCTGGTTTCCATGGAAAGCTTCATTTCATCACAAAAGATGCCAATCATGATATTTCTGTTCTGCAGGCTGACCTGTGCAGTAATTTGGATTCTTCACAATCAACCTCGACACCTCAATCACCCAAATCCATGGAGGATGAATtgttgcaagaatcaactgaaACAGATGAAGTTATTTGGAAACTAGTTGCCAGTAAGGGTTTTGGGCAGGCCGAACTTATCAATTGCCAAGTTATTGATATCTAG